From Streptomyces sp. SAI-135:
ATGCCGTCCTTTTCACCTTGCTGCTGTACTCGGCGTACCGCCTGCCCTCGGTGCAACCGGTCCCCACGAACTCGTCACGGGGTGGCCTCCGCTCCGTGTGGGACGGACTGCGCTTCATCAGCGGCAACCCCGTGCTGTGGATGTCCTTCGCACTCGACATCACGGCCATGGTGCTGGCCATGCCGACAGCGCTCTTCCCGCAGGTGGCCGACACCCGCTTCCACGGCGGCGTGGGACTGCTCTACACCTCGATCGCCGTCGGGTCCCTCGCGGCGGGGCTGTTCAGCGGCTGGATCGCGAAGGTACGCCGTCAGGGCGTTGCGCTGGCGGCGGCCGTGGCGGGCTGGGCCATAGCGATCGGCCTCGCGGGAACCACGTACCGGCTGTGGACGGCTGCTGTCTTGCTGGCCTGCGCCGGAGCCGCCGATCTCGTCAGCGCGGTCTACCGGGAGACCATTTTGCAGACATGTGCTCCTGATGCCCTGCGCGGACGCCTGCAGGGAGTCTTCACCGTCGTCGTCGCGGGCGGGCCCCGGCTGGGTGACCTGCGCGCGGGAGCTATGGCGACCACTACGGGGCTGGGCATCGCCTGGTCGGG
This genomic window contains:
- a CDS encoding MFS transporter, with protein sequence MVTAVAVLVQVYALSHSSLYVGYTGLAGLLPIVVFGLYGGAVADRVDRRRLYLCASVGTWLITLALLAQALADLRSVPFILVLVSAQAAAFAMSSAARGAIIPRIVPPELIPAANTLYFTVGNLGQVAGPLCAGIFLALPGGFAWAYGVDAVLFTLLLYSAYRLPSVQPVPTNSSRGGLRSVWDGLRFISGNPVLWMSFALDITAMVLAMPTALFPQVADTRFHGGVGLLYTSIAVGSLAAGLFSGWIAKVRRQGVALAAAVAGWAIAIGLAGTTYRLWTAAVLLACAGAADLVSAVYRETILQTCAPDALRGRLQGVFTVVVAGGPRLGDLRAGAMATTTGLGIAWSGSALVCLVLVVAAAALVRPFWHYDAGSQQQRAAPSVNVQPDLRVPGSAEK